A genomic window from Maridesulfovibrio sp. includes:
- a CDS encoding DUF5675 family protein, with amino-acid sequence MKQVKLVRIESGREATLGVFLVDGKVICWSLEEPWRENRAGVSCIPQGRYPLKLEFSPSKGRKLWTIKDVPNRSYVRIHAGNTVDDTEGCPLTGSRPGYLKGKRAVLGSRDGFKEFMAAMAGSDSAEIDIVSISGLSDLESQYH; translated from the coding sequence ATGAAACAGGTTAAATTGGTTCGCATTGAGAGTGGCCGGGAAGCTACGCTTGGTGTTTTTCTGGTGGACGGAAAGGTTATATGCTGGAGTCTTGAGGAGCCTTGGCGTGAGAATAGGGCAGGTGTTTCCTGTATACCGCAAGGCCGTTATCCTTTGAAGCTGGAGTTTTCTCCCTCCAAAGGGCGTAAGCTATGGACCATTAAAGACGTCCCGAATCGTTCATACGTGCGCATCCATGCCGGTAATACAGTTGATGACACCGAAGGATGCCCGCTTACAGGGAGTAGACCAGGTTATTTGAAAGGCAAGCGGGCAGTGCTGGGTAGCCGTGACGGATTCAAAGAATTCATGGCTGCCATGGCTGGGAGTGACAGCGCAGAGATTGACATTGTTTCCATATCTGGATTAAGTGATCTTGAAAGTCAATATCATTAA
- a CDS encoding nitroreductase family protein produces MKNFKVDEDLCVLCGLCAQDCFYGLIELNEYPRITDEQKCFECQHCLAVCPVGAISILGNSPEDSMPLKDSMPEEDQVAALIKGRRSIRAYKPEPLEPERIQKLLDVAWHAPTGVNSRCVHITMMDNPESVKKFSDEIYSRLEDALKENTIEVPYVANLFKMACQQKKENGVDILFRGAPHFIVVSAPKSAPSRVADMNIFLSYFEIMASSMEIGTLWNGILKRVIDTILPDLQESLGIPDDHELGYAMLFGKPAVKYQRTVERGEARVRRVEWGS; encoded by the coding sequence ATGAAAAATTTTAAAGTTGATGAAGATCTTTGTGTGCTTTGCGGTCTATGCGCTCAGGACTGTTTCTATGGCTTGATTGAACTGAACGAGTATCCTCGGATTACTGATGAACAGAAGTGCTTTGAATGTCAGCATTGTCTTGCTGTCTGTCCTGTGGGGGCAATCTCAATTCTGGGTAATTCACCCGAAGATTCAATGCCCCTTAAAGACAGTATGCCGGAAGAGGATCAGGTTGCAGCGCTCATCAAAGGGCGCCGTTCAATTCGTGCTTATAAGCCGGAACCTCTTGAGCCGGAGCGAATTCAGAAGCTTCTTGATGTTGCATGGCATGCTCCCACAGGGGTTAATTCTCGTTGTGTTCATATTACAATGATGGATAACCCGGAGTCGGTTAAGAAATTCAGCGATGAGATATACAGCCGTCTTGAAGATGCCCTCAAAGAAAATACTATTGAGGTTCCGTATGTGGCGAATCTTTTCAAAATGGCGTGTCAGCAGAAAAAGGAAAACGGCGTGGATATTCTTTTTCGTGGAGCTCCTCATTTTATTGTTGTTTCCGCACCAAAGAGTGCTCCCAGTCGGGTAGCTGATATGAACATCTTTCTGTCATATTTCGAAATCATGGCCAGCTCCATGGAAATCGGCACTCTCTGGAACGGGATACTTAAGCGGGTGATCGATACTATTCTCCCGGACCTTCAGGAAAGCTTGGGTATTCCTGACGATCATGAGCTTGGTTACGCGATGCTTTTCGGCAAACCAGCCGTAAAATATCAGCGTACTGTGGAGCGTGGAGAAGCTCGAGTAAGACGGGTCGAGTGGGGTAGTTAA
- a CDS encoding flavin reductase family protein has protein sequence MKKRIKPNTLAMPTPVWCVGSYDKDGKPNVMTIAWGGICNSSPPMLTISLRKATYTYGSIMERGAYTVSIPSTKHVAEADYFGIASGKDTDKFAQSGLTPVRSEVVDAPYVDEFPLIFECKVVETTELGLHTQFVGEIVGIKAEENILNDKGLPMIGAADPFVFAPATREYVALGEMAGTAFSIGKKLIK, from the coding sequence ATGAAAAAGAGAATTAAGCCCAATACTCTGGCTATGCCTACCCCTGTCTGGTGTGTTGGCAGCTACGATAAAGACGGTAAACCTAATGTAATGACTATTGCTTGGGGCGGTATTTGTAATTCCTCTCCTCCCATGCTGACAATTTCCCTGCGCAAGGCGACTTATACTTACGGCTCTATTATGGAGCGTGGTGCATACACTGTCTCCATCCCTTCAACCAAGCACGTGGCAGAGGCTGATTATTTTGGTATTGCCAGTGGTAAGGATACGGACAAGTTTGCCCAGTCCGGCCTGACTCCGGTCCGTTCTGAAGTTGTTGACGCTCCTTACGTGGACGAATTTCCGCTCATTTTTGAATGCAAGGTTGTTGAAACCACTGAGCTTGGCCTGCACACCCAGTTTGTAGGTGAAATTGTCGGGATTAAGGCTGAGGAGAATATTCTTAATGACAAAGGTCTGCCCATGATCGGTGCTGCGGATCCTTTTGTATTTGCTCCCGCCACAAGGGAATATGTTGCCTTGGGCGAAATGGCAGGCACAGCTTTTAGTATAGGTAAAAAGCTTATTAAGTAG
- a CDS encoding antibiotic biosynthesis monooxygenase family protein — MFRGDNFILTVRIKAKSGCEDKLKDVLENGARGCSGQEGLLIYNLHQDKDDPALFFVYMHFTSEASYRMHMDSDPCRRTHDAIARLSAGSPEVKYWTMLEKVGD, encoded by the coding sequence ATGTTTCGCGGGGATAATTTTATTCTGACTGTCCGCATCAAGGCTAAGTCCGGGTGTGAGGACAAATTGAAGGACGTGCTTGAAAATGGTGCTCGCGGATGTTCAGGACAGGAAGGACTGCTGATTTACAACTTACATCAGGATAAAGACGATCCGGCCCTTTTTTTTGTTTATATGCATTTCACGTCTGAAGCATCTTACCGGATGCATATGGATAGTGATCCTTGTCGCAGGACTCACGATGCCATTGCCCGTCTGTCTGCCGGGAGTCCGGAGGTGAAATATTGGACCATGCTTGAGAAAGTAGGCGATTAA
- a CDS encoding response regulator transcription factor, with translation MSDVIKVLLVDDHDIVRIGVRSFLCSFDDIEVVGEAANGQEAVDLTAELSPDIILMDMLMPVMDGIQAIREIRDRKLPGRIIALTSFATDDKLFPAIKAGAMGYLLKDSTPQELLEAIRRVYRGEPSLAPDIARKVLSELSQSGEESSSPTPDPLTPRELDTLKLVAKGKSNKAIAAAMFVSEATVRTHMTSILSKLHLANRVEATLYALREGIASL, from the coding sequence ATGAGTGATGTGATTAAGGTCCTGCTGGTTGATGACCATGATATTGTACGTATCGGAGTGCGCAGTTTTTTGTGTAGTTTTGACGATATTGAGGTCGTAGGTGAGGCCGCTAACGGTCAGGAAGCTGTAGATTTAACTGCCGAGCTTTCACCGGATATTATTCTCATGGATATGCTGATGCCGGTTATGGACGGGATTCAGGCTATCCGTGAAATCAGGGACCGCAAACTGCCGGGACGCATTATTGCATTGACCAGCTTCGCCACCGACGACAAACTGTTTCCCGCGATCAAAGCCGGAGCCATGGGTTATCTGCTTAAGGACTCGACTCCGCAGGAACTGCTTGAAGCCATACGCCGTGTATACCGTGGAGAACCTTCCCTTGCCCCTGACATTGCCCGCAAAGTTCTTTCAGAACTTTCCCAGTCCGGAGAAGAGTCGTCTTCCCCCACTCCCGATCCGCTTACCCCCCGTGAATTGGATACTCTCAAACTTGTAGCCAAGGGCAAGAGCAATAAGGCTATTGCTGCGGCAATGTTTGTCAGCGAAGCCACCGTACGAACTCATATGACCAGCATCCTTTCCAAGCTGCATCTGGCTAACCGGGTGGAGGCTACTCTCTACGCATTGCGCGAGGGGATTGCTTCTTTGTAA
- a CDS encoding GAF domain-containing sensor histidine kinase: MKNEKLKKIGEYLLENTDAVAAYLAELLIANQPRWYAGMEFEKCREIAYGRVEMNLGCFTRGDFVPLENHFLSCAEIKLDRGVGIRDLVEGTMLSKKAFINAGQEFFEDKNDLLIFLHELEEYSAGVLSIITDRYSSMLLSRLNTEHVRNKLLLEASRTVTSALDPDEVLSRLAEVLAGTVGEGCCTIFLVDSETGGLAPCAGFGYGSKECQSALQGLRLCPSGNTLSGVDGKSYGFCSSNKASLSFADILPDAVRSGSASLFHITNSGRMVGVALVSSDQPGFTFDEATSELIGGILNTVAVAIESAAAARRTKRQLLESESLRRVANVLLECPEGKESKVLSLIAEEARTIVNGMGSVLMLHEGDYLHCVCSAGTPKCPVEFYSVKSSYYGRVFKEGKTIIVRDAQSEVPKAERNDEVRTLIIVPLLEGDKKPGLLMVSNKSGGFDSADKRIMEMFAAQAVLALRNSRMFEQSEKLVVQGERQRLARELHDSVTQALYAITFCSDAAVRSLESGKETAAIEQLKALQGMAQQGMRDMRSLIFDLHPPELESEGLVGAIQARLNSVEIRSGLGADLLVEGDERRLPLRVEEEIFRIAIEALNNSTKHSKAESVTVHVDFVEGETTVKIIDDGQGFDIATLPTGGMGLRSIRERADKINAELVIASEPGKGTVLTVKVFDVEGDGGEDE; encoded by the coding sequence ATGAAAAATGAAAAACTAAAAAAAATAGGCGAGTACCTGCTGGAAAATACAGATGCTGTTGCCGCTTATCTTGCTGAATTGTTGATAGCAAACCAACCTCGCTGGTATGCCGGGATGGAGTTCGAGAAGTGCAGGGAGATCGCCTATGGCAGGGTGGAGATGAACCTCGGTTGTTTTACCCGTGGGGATTTCGTTCCTCTTGAAAATCATTTTTTGAGCTGTGCCGAAATCAAGCTTGACCGCGGAGTGGGGATACGTGACCTCGTCGAAGGAACGATGCTCAGTAAAAAGGCCTTTATTAATGCCGGGCAGGAATTTTTCGAAGACAAAAATGACCTTCTTATTTTTTTGCATGAGCTTGAGGAATATTCAGCAGGAGTCTTGTCGATAATAACTGACCGCTATTCCAGCATGCTGCTTTCGCGTCTGAATACTGAGCATGTGCGCAATAAACTTTTGTTGGAAGCGTCCCGAACAGTTACCAGCGCGCTTGATCCTGATGAGGTGCTCAGCAGACTTGCTGAAGTATTGGCCGGAACTGTGGGCGAGGGATGCTGTACTATTTTTCTTGTGGATTCAGAGACTGGCGGACTTGCTCCATGCGCTGGGTTCGGCTATGGCTCCAAGGAATGCCAAAGTGCCTTGCAGGGCCTGAGGCTGTGTCCTTCCGGTAACACCTTAAGTGGGGTGGACGGTAAAAGTTATGGATTCTGTTCATCCAACAAGGCAAGTCTGTCTTTTGCTGATATCCTTCCTGATGCCGTGCGTTCGGGAAGTGCCTCCCTTTTTCATATTACCAACAGCGGACGTATGGTCGGTGTCGCTCTTGTCTCTTCGGATCAACCCGGTTTTACTTTTGATGAAGCAACCAGTGAGCTGATCGGCGGTATCCTGAATACTGTGGCTGTTGCTATTGAAAGTGCAGCTGCTGCCCGCCGGACGAAACGGCAGCTCTTGGAAAGTGAGAGTTTGCGGCGGGTGGCCAACGTACTTCTCGAATGTCCTGAGGGCAAAGAGAGCAAAGTGCTGAGTCTTATCGCCGAAGAAGCCCGGACTATTGTTAATGGCATGGGCAGTGTCTTGATGCTTCATGAAGGAGATTATCTGCATTGTGTTTGCAGTGCAGGTACACCCAAGTGCCCTGTTGAATTTTATTCAGTGAAATCTTCTTACTACGGCAGAGTATTTAAGGAAGGTAAAACAATAATCGTGCGCGACGCCCAGAGTGAGGTTCCTAAGGCTGAACGTAATGATGAAGTGCGTACCTTGATTATCGTCCCGCTTCTGGAAGGGGACAAGAAACCCGGCCTGCTTATGGTTTCCAACAAGAGCGGCGGTTTTGACAGTGCCGATAAGCGCATAATGGAAATGTTCGCAGCGCAGGCTGTTCTTGCACTGCGCAACAGCCGGATGTTCGAACAGAGTGAAAAACTTGTTGTACAGGGCGAACGCCAGCGTCTGGCTCGTGAGCTGCACGATTCAGTAACTCAGGCTCTTTATGCTATTACTTTTTGTTCTGATGCGGCTGTGCGCTCTCTTGAATCCGGTAAGGAAACTGCGGCGATTGAACAGCTCAAGGCTTTGCAGGGAATGGCTCAGCAGGGCATGCGTGATATGCGTTCACTTATCTTCGATCTGCATCCGCCGGAGCTGGAGAGCGAAGGTCTGGTCGGAGCGATACAGGCCCGCTTAAACTCGGTTGAAATCCGTTCTGGCCTCGGAGCCGATCTTTTGGTGGAAGGTGATGAAAGACGGTTGCCTTTAAGGGTTGAGGAAGAAATTTTTCGTATCGCCATCGAGGCCCTGAATAATTCGACCAAACATTCTAAAGCGGAATCCGTTACTGTACATGTCGATTTTGTGGAAGGTGAGACAACCGTAAAGATAATAGATGACGGACAGGGATTTGATATCGCAACTCTGCCTACTGGGGGCATGGGGCTGCGCAGTATTCGTGAACGGGCTGATAAGATTAATGCTGAACTTGTTATAGCCAGTGAGCCCGGTAAAGGTACTGTGCTGACCGTGAAAGTTTTTGATGTAGAAGGAGATGGAGGTGAAGATGAGTGA
- a CDS encoding SDR family oxidoreductase, with protein MKNKTVLITGGNKGIGLELTEMFIADGANVIVVARDFSNFKYNDHPQVKTQVFDFSNVAGIPELIKNMPAIDILINNAGVMFATPYDEYTAEGVDKMLKINIEAPVALITAVSKSMIANRHGRIVNNASIAGQIGHPDVWYGITKAGVINMTKSFAKILGPHGIVINAVAPGPIATDMLETIPKARRDAIKAAVYTGRFGKPEEVASAMHWLATDCPEYINGTCIDINNGSFPR; from the coding sequence ATGAAAAATAAAACAGTTCTGATTACCGGGGGCAACAAAGGCATAGGTCTTGAATTGACCGAGATGTTCATTGCTGACGGTGCGAATGTAATCGTCGTAGCCCGTGATTTTTCCAACTTCAAATACAATGATCACCCACAGGTAAAAACACAAGTATTCGACTTCAGCAATGTAGCCGGAATCCCCGAATTAATTAAAAATATGCCTGCAATAGACATTCTGATTAATAATGCCGGAGTAATGTTCGCGACTCCTTATGATGAATACACTGCCGAAGGCGTAGATAAAATGCTCAAGATAAATATTGAAGCCCCGGTTGCGTTGATTACTGCCGTGTCTAAATCCATGATTGCGAACAGGCACGGAAGGATTGTAAACAACGCTTCCATTGCCGGGCAAATCGGGCATCCCGATGTCTGGTACGGAATCACCAAGGCAGGAGTCATCAATATGACCAAGAGCTTTGCCAAAATTCTCGGACCGCACGGCATCGTTATAAACGCCGTTGCCCCCGGTCCCATTGCAACTGACATGCTGGAGACAATTCCCAAAGCCCGCCGCGACGCAATCAAGGCAGCAGTATACACCGGACGTTTCGGTAAACCTGAAGAAGTAGCCTCAGCCATGCACTGGCTTGCAACAGACTGCCCGGAATACATTAACGGCACCTGCATTGATATCAATAACGGATCATTCCCCAGATAA
- a CDS encoding metallophosphoesterase, translated as MSFYVKATIIYISFYLYIRLWVCRLLVDNPKLKRGVLVASDLMTLVMPITVFFPEKLPYLLKILMLGAGYSWAAIIVCMVPVGLCFEPIRWGMKLLGNGIRVPRLKIFAALCLISIVMTVGGYINATSPVVKEVDFDLSKGSRNAKEYRVVMFSDLHAGKLMTSARVAGVVNMVNSLGPDIVLMVGDVLDDHDSEISGAVEELARIKAPLGKYAVLGNHEYYLGNDWSLRMLENQGIEVLRDSAVVVDNRFLLAGRNDFATMRGGGIRKVLNNILPEENKLPVILMDHTPYHLEEAEQADVALQVSGHTHNGQLFPFNLVVKRLYEEEYGTYRKGETHYYVSCGVGFWGPPLRTTSRPEVVLMKIRI; from the coding sequence ATGTCATTTTATGTAAAAGCTACGATTATTTACATCTCTTTTTATCTGTATATACGGCTGTGGGTATGCAGACTGCTGGTTGATAATCCAAAACTCAAGCGCGGGGTTTTAGTCGCTTCGGACCTCATGACTCTGGTTATGCCTATCACGGTGTTTTTCCCGGAGAAACTGCCCTATTTGCTTAAAATCCTTATGCTTGGTGCTGGGTACAGCTGGGCGGCGATAATTGTCTGCATGGTTCCGGTGGGACTTTGTTTTGAACCTATTCGCTGGGGAATGAAACTTCTCGGTAACGGTATCAGGGTTCCGAGGCTGAAAATCTTTGCCGCTCTTTGTCTGATTTCCATTGTGATGACTGTAGGCGGCTATATCAACGCGACTTCACCTGTTGTTAAAGAAGTTGATTTTGATCTTTCCAAGGGCAGCAGGAACGCTAAAGAATACCGGGTTGTTATGTTCTCGGATCTGCATGCCGGAAAGCTGATGACCAGTGCCCGAGTTGCTGGCGTGGTGAATATGGTTAACTCACTGGGCCCGGACATAGTTCTTATGGTTGGGGATGTTTTGGATGATCATGACAGCGAGATCAGTGGTGCAGTGGAAGAACTTGCACGTATAAAAGCCCCGCTAGGCAAATATGCTGTGCTTGGAAATCATGAGTACTATCTCGGCAATGACTGGTCACTGCGAATGCTGGAAAATCAGGGTATTGAAGTGCTCAGGGACAGTGCTGTTGTTGTTGACAACCGTTTCCTGCTGGCAGGGCGTAATGATTTCGCGACAATGCGCGGCGGTGGTATCCGCAAAGTTTTAAATAACATTCTCCCTGAGGAGAACAAGCTGCCCGTAATCCTAATGGACCACACTCCGTATCATCTTGAAGAAGCGGAGCAGGCCGATGTTGCTTTACAGGTTTCCGGACATACCCATAACGGTCAGTTGTTTCCGTTCAATCTGGTGGTGAAGCGTCTTTATGAAGAGGAGTATGGTACTTATCGGAAGGGCGAGACACACTACTATGTAAGTTGCGGTGTTGGTTTCTGGGGGCCTCCGCTAAGAACGACAAGTCGGCCCGAGGTTGTATTGATGAAGATCAGGATTTAG
- the dapB gene encoding 4-hydroxy-tetrahydrodipicolinate reductase, with protein sequence MTDVVIIGAKGRMGDTLVRCVQQSDDLKLAAVMERSGCEDGLDSLGCVCGTDAQEVLTKVPGAVIVDFTAPAATLKLLETAVVTGNPVVIGTTGMTNEEIAQVEDFAKKVPVFLAPNMSVGVNVLLKILPELVRMLGPAYDMEMTEIHHNKKVDSPSGTALKLAQCMAEARGLVYDEVKKHCRDGIVGARTKDELGVMAVRGGDVVGDHTAYFLGPGERIEVTHRAHSRETFAQGALRAARWLKDQKPGKLYSMADVF encoded by the coding sequence ATGACAGACGTAGTAATTATAGGCGCTAAAGGTCGTATGGGCGATACTTTGGTTCGTTGTGTGCAACAGAGTGATGACCTGAAGCTCGCAGCAGTAATGGAACGTTCAGGCTGTGAAGATGGTCTCGATTCTTTAGGCTGTGTCTGCGGCACTGACGCGCAGGAAGTGCTGACTAAGGTTCCCGGTGCCGTAATTGTAGATTTTACTGCTCCAGCCGCAACTTTGAAGCTCCTGGAAACAGCTGTTGTGACAGGCAACCCTGTTGTTATCGGCACTACCGGCATGACCAATGAAGAAATTGCACAGGTTGAAGATTTCGCCAAAAAAGTCCCGGTATTCCTCGCTCCGAACATGAGCGTCGGAGTGAATGTTCTGCTTAAGATCCTGCCTGAGCTGGTACGCATGCTCGGACCAGCTTACGATATGGAAATGACTGAGATTCACCATAACAAGAAAGTGGACTCCCCTAGCGGAACAGCGCTTAAGCTGGCGCAATGCATGGCTGAAGCTCGCGGTCTTGTCTATGATGAGGTGAAGAAGCATTGCCGCGATGGTATCGTTGGCGCAAGAACCAAAGATGAACTTGGTGTAATGGCTGTGCGCGGCGGTGACGTCGTGGGCGATCATACCGCTTACTTTCTCGGACCCGGTGAGCGCATTGAAGTCACTCACCGTGCTCATTCCCGCGAAACTTTCGCGCAGGGTGCGCTGCGTGCAGCACGCTGGCTTAAAGATCAGAAACCCGGTAAACTTTACTCCATGGCTGACGTATTCTAG
- a CDS encoding BRCT domain-containing protein, with product MKNKTKEIEELVSLLEKHNEAYRRGMPTISDARYDELTEQLRDLDPEHPFLTNVEPESFSEKVEVRHPRPMLSTEKAYTVDELQRFVARVQKEASALGIKKVTYRVTPKLDGLAARDDGKVFATRGNGEVGYEISSAFAKGVIAVGGRAQGVGEIVCSQEYFAEHLADSFEHPRNMVVGIINSDKVNEASKQALQDEAVRFVPYTTLPKKVVDGDELVSRVWEITDELWAATDYPLDGMVAEVTDPALQERLGATAHHYRWQIAIKKKGESAVTEVESIRWQVGRMGAVTPVMEVQPVSVSGATIRNVTAHNAGMLRNQGIGIGATIRIIRSGEVIPKLEEVIKPASEVELPEVCPACGAKLFWQNDFLKCPDFSCPARVEQRLEYWFKTLGNADWFGKKTIAKLVKAGHNSLESVYTMAEDDFQKLGFGPVQSTNLAEALYISRTKETDDWRFLAAFGIPDLGKADSRKLLGYFKLEDVVNVKQEQLKELHGFGEITSHSVTEGIASIRETILHMLEFDFNLRRTPLVSDTESLESPITGKGIVFTGKMEQGSREDMQAMARRLGAKVQTSVTGKTDFLVCGSKVGAKKIESAKAKGVEIMTEAEYMDIVNAN from the coding sequence GTGAAGAATAAAACTAAAGAAATTGAAGAATTAGTTTCTCTTTTGGAGAAGCATAACGAAGCATACCGCCGTGGTATGCCGACTATTAGTGACGCCCGGTATGATGAACTGACCGAGCAGCTGCGTGATCTTGATCCTGAGCATCCGTTTTTAACCAACGTGGAGCCTGAGAGTTTCAGCGAAAAGGTTGAGGTTCGCCATCCGCGTCCCATGTTATCTACTGAAAAAGCTTACACAGTTGACGAGCTTCAGCGTTTTGTTGCACGTGTGCAGAAAGAAGCCAGTGCACTGGGAATTAAAAAGGTTACTTATCGTGTGACTCCCAAGCTGGATGGTCTGGCTGCCCGTGATGACGGGAAAGTTTTTGCTACCCGTGGTAACGGTGAAGTGGGCTATGAAATTTCAAGCGCCTTTGCCAAGGGGGTGATAGCTGTTGGCGGACGCGCACAGGGTGTGGGGGAGATTGTCTGTAGTCAGGAATACTTTGCTGAACACCTCGCAGATTCCTTTGAGCATCCGCGAAACATGGTAGTAGGGATCATCAATTCTGATAAGGTAAACGAGGCCTCTAAGCAGGCTTTACAGGATGAAGCGGTTCGTTTTGTCCCGTATACTACTCTGCCCAAGAAAGTCGTTGATGGCGACGAGCTGGTAAGCCGGGTCTGGGAAATTACAGATGAGCTCTGGGCCGCAACCGATTATCCTCTGGATGGTATGGTTGCCGAGGTGACCGATCCTGCTCTTCAGGAACGTCTCGGTGCTACAGCGCATCACTATCGCTGGCAGATTGCCATCAAGAAGAAGGGCGAATCCGCAGTGACCGAGGTTGAAAGTATCCGCTGGCAGGTTGGCCGCATGGGTGCGGTTACTCCGGTCATGGAAGTTCAACCTGTTTCGGTTTCCGGGGCCACTATCCGTAACGTCACTGCTCATAACGCAGGGATGCTTCGTAATCAGGGAATTGGAATCGGCGCAACGATCCGTATTATTCGTAGTGGAGAGGTAATCCCCAAGCTGGAAGAAGTTATTAAACCTGCCTCGGAAGTGGAACTGCCCGAGGTTTGTCCTGCGTGCGGAGCGAAACTTTTCTGGCAGAATGACTTTTTGAAATGTCCTGATTTCAGTTGTCCGGCCCGTGTAGAGCAAAGGCTTGAGTATTGGTTCAAGACCCTTGGTAATGCTGATTGGTTTGGTAAAAAGACTATAGCAAAGCTGGTTAAAGCCGGGCATAATTCACTTGAATCTGTTTATACTATGGCTGAAGATGATTTCCAGAAACTTGGTTTCGGCCCTGTGCAGTCAACCAATCTTGCGGAAGCTCTGTATATAAGCCGGACCAAGGAAACTGACGATTGGCGTTTTCTGGCAGCCTTTGGCATACCTGATCTTGGTAAAGCAGACAGCCGCAAGCTGCTCGGGTATTTCAAGCTGGAAGATGTGGTAAACGTGAAACAGGAACAGCTAAAAGAGCTTCACGGTTTCGGAGAAATTACCAGCCATTCCGTAACAGAGGGTATTGCCTCCATCAGGGAAACCATTCTGCATATGTTGGAGTTCGATTTCAACCTGCGCCGCACTCCGCTGGTTTCGGATACAGAAAGCCTCGAAAGCCCCATTACCGGGAAGGGTATTGTTTTTACAGGAAAAATGGAGCAAGGCTCCCGTGAAGATATGCAGGCCATGGCAAGACGTCTTGGTGCAAAGGTGCAGACTTCCGTTACCGGAAAGACTGATTTTCTGGTTTGCGGCAGCAAAGTCGGGGCCAAGAAGATCGAATCCGCCAAAGCAAAAGGCGTCGAGATCATGACCGAAGCTGAATACATGGATATTGTAAACGCAAATTAA
- a CDS encoding potassium channel protein, protein MKSKSIFVRLLHLRHDFGMFWGLISGFIYMVLVFIGGIIGYMWLEGWNFLNSFYMVVITLSTVGFMEVLPLSDDGRVFTSILILGGVGGFAYLIGAFSQLLVEGRLQAILGRRRMQKTIGKFKNHIIVCGYGRIGAIVTKEIMDEGLDIVVIDNSPELILQMESAGIACIEGDATCDEILQLAGLANAKTLIAALSDEASNVYVTLIARQSNINVNIIARGNDTASISRLEFAGADRVVLPHTIGGIRMAQSVLRPTVTNFLDIAMRGKIDLQMEELFVSDFSELVGQDLIESKIRPRFNLIIIAIRKSSGEMVFNPGPKEMIEAGDTLLTVGKISDLSAISKIL, encoded by the coding sequence ATGAAATCCAAATCCATATTCGTAAGGCTGCTCCACTTAAGGCATGATTTTGGGATGTTCTGGGGGCTTATCTCCGGCTTCATCTATATGGTGCTTGTGTTTATCGGCGGAATCATCGGCTATATGTGGTTGGAAGGATGGAATTTCCTGAACAGCTTCTATATGGTTGTGATTACGCTCTCCACTGTAGGATTTATGGAAGTTTTGCCCTTATCGGATGACGGCAGGGTTTTTACCTCTATTCTCATTCTCGGCGGTGTCGGTGGTTTTGCATATTTGATCGGTGCTTTTTCACAGCTGTTGGTGGAAGGGCGGTTGCAGGCAATTTTAGGGAGACGTAGGATGCAGAAGACAATCGGTAAATTTAAAAATCATATTATTGTCTGCGGGTATGGTAGAATTGGTGCCATTGTAACTAAAGAGATCATGGACGAAGGGCTGGATATCGTAGTTATTGATAATAGCCCTGAACTTATTCTGCAAATGGAATCCGCCGGAATTGCCTGTATTGAAGGTGATGCAACCTGTGATGAGATTTTGCAGCTTGCAGGACTGGCAAATGCCAAGACTCTAATTGCCGCTCTTTCCGATGAAGCTTCAAATGTATACGTAACCCTCATTGCCCGTCAGTCCAACATCAATGTGAACATCATTGCCCGTGGGAATGATACCGCCAGTATTTCTCGTCTCGAATTTGCCGGTGCGGACCGGGTTGTGTTGCCGCATACAATAGGTGGAATCCGTATGGCCCAGTCCGTGCTGCGTCCCACAGTGACCAACTTTCTTGATATTGCCATGCGCGGCAAAATCGATTTGCAGATGGAAGAGCTTTTTGTTTCCGATTTTTCCGAGCTGGTCGGGCAGGACCTGATTGAATCCAAAATACGTCCTCGCTTCAACCTGATTATTATTGCTATCCGTAAAAGCAGCGGTGAAATGGTCTTCAACCCCGGACCCAAAGAAATGATTGAAGCTGGAGATACTCTGCTTACCGTCGGAAAAATATCCGATCTTTCAGCGATCAGCAAAATTTTGTAG